A genomic window from Hippocampus zosterae strain Florida chromosome 13, ASM2543408v3, whole genome shotgun sequence includes:
- the myoz2b gene encoding myozenin-2b isoform X2, translating into MDLGKKHSTPKDIMLEELSLLSNRGSRLFKMRQRRSEKYTFESIQNEANAQLNNDILAQRAHMIEIKVDAPTNEDTPNPDEVVPDTNTEKLNAISMAKSYHSPWEEAISNDPGLVETFKLSMPAMDPRPELPEYKSFNRVATPYGGFENVPRGIKFKLPELDLNSLKYPELQDPGMKRPTFNRSAQGWISEGTHLILPTITLESVLVPESEDL; encoded by the exons ATGGATCTGGGAAAGAAACACAGCACCCCCAAAGACATCATGCTGGAGGAGCTGTCGTTGCTGTCCAACAGAGGCTCCCGACTCTTCAAGATGCGCCAGAGACGCTCGGAGAAGTACACGTTTGAAAGCATACAAAATGAGGCCAATGCGCAACTGAAC AATGATATTCTGGCCCAGCGTGCACACATGATTGAAATTAAAGTGGATGCGCCAACCAATGAAGACACCCCAAATCCAGATGAGGTTGTTCCAG atacaaacacagagaagttgAATGCCATCTCTATGGCCAAATCCTACCACTCACCCTGGGAGGAGGCCATCAGCAACGATCCGGGCCTCGTCGAAACTTTCAAATTGAGCATGCCCGCAATGGACCCTCGACCAGAACTTCCCGAGTACAAAAGCTTCAACCG GGTAGCGACCCCTTATGGCGGCTTTGAGAATGTGCCGCGAGGAATCAAATTCAAGCTTCCAGAACTGGACCTGAACTCTCTCAAGTACCCGGAGCTCCAGGATCCGGGAATGAAGAGACCCACTTTCAACAGAAGCGCCCAAGGATGGATATCAGAGGGCACCCACCTCATCCTGCCCACAATCACCCTAGAGTCCGTCCTGGTCCCCGAGTCGGAAGACCTGTGA
- the LOC127612892 gene encoding solute carrier family 22 member 7-like isoform X2: MKFDNILSEIGGVGKFQIRLILIQVISRITVPCHFLLNNFMAGVPSHHCNISTLDNFNISNLTLQQKLSTGIPTEMDGSLSSCLMFSKPRHPHLLNISEESSIVQCQNGWVYDKSDFKSTLATEWDLVCSRKGMNKATATIFFIGVMLGAPLFGYLSDRFGRRRLLLVSYLTTMTFAVLSALSTSYVMFGVMRFFTGMSISAISIVSIVLTLEWLGAEQRTLFGLIFSLDWSLGNCVLVAMAYMVNEWRLLILAVTSPLILALVAWRWLPESGRWLVANGKFDDAYYYINQCAEMNNRCKCMATITPRTLLESVDADTADKKYTVIDLFKTATLRKLGVCLGIVWFGVAFTYYGIILNITGFGLNLYLTHFLFTSIEMPMKIALYFLLENIGRRLVQAGALLSTGLCLFINMFVSKEKWIIRTIVGVLGKSMSEASFTVIFFFTIELYPTVIRMV; encoded by the exons atgaaatttgaCAACATACTTTCAGAAATTGGTGGCGTTGGGAAATTCCAAATTAGGTTGATCTTAATCCAGGTCATATCTCGAATTACAGTGCCTTGTCACTTTCTGCTGAATAACTTCATGGCGGGGGTTCCCTCTCACCACTGCAATATCAGCACATTGGATAACTTCAACATCTCGAATTTAACTTTGCAACAGAAGCTGTCTACAGGTATTCCGACAGAGATGGACGGCAGTCTGAGCTCCTGTCTGATGTTTTCCAAGCCTCGACATCCACACCTGTTGAACATCAGTGAGGAGTCATCGATTGTACAGTGTCAAAACGGATGGGTGTATGACAAAAGTGACTTTAAATCAACATTGGCAACTGAG TGGGATCTGGTGTGCAGCAGGAAAGGTATGAACAAAGCAACGGCCACCATCTTCTTCATTGGTGTTATGTTAGGAGCGCCTTTGTTTGGATATCTGAGTGACAG gTTTGGCAGGCGGCGGCTGCTCTTGGTGTCCTATCTGACAACCATGACATTTGCCGTGCTAAGTGCACTCTCCACGTCCTATGTCATGTTTGGAGTTATGCGTTTTTTCACTGGGATGTCCATTTCTGCAATAAGTATCGTCTCTATTGTTCTGA CTTTAGAGTGGTTGGGTGCAGAACAGAGGACTCTCTTTGGTTTAATCTTCAGCCTTGATTGGTCACTCGGAAACTGCGTCCTGGTTGCAATGGCATACATGGTAAACGAGTGGAGGCTCCTCATTCTGGCCGTGACCTCGCCCCTGATTTTGGCCCTGGTTGCTTGGAG GTGGCTTCCGGAGTCTGGCAGATGGCTTGTGGCTAATGGGAAGTTTGATGATGCCTACTATTACATCAATCAGTGTgcagaaatgaacaacagatGCAAGTGCATGGCCACCATTACGCCAAGG ACATTACTGGAATCTGTCGACGCAGACACCGCTGACAAGAAGTACACTGTTATTGATCTTTTCAAAACGGCAACCTTAAGGAAACTTGGCGTATGCCTTGGGATTGTATG GTTTGGGGTTGCTTTCACTTACTATGGGATAATCTTGAATATCACCGGGTTTGGATTAAACCTGTACCTCACTCACTTTCTATTTACATCAATCGAAATGCCAATGAAGATTGCCCTTTATTTCTTATTGGAAAATATTGGGAGAAGGCTGGTTCAGGCAGGGGCATTGCTGTCCACCGGTCTCTGCCTTTTCATCAACATGTTTGTCTCAAAAG AGAAGTGGATCATTCGTACGATTGTCGGAGTTCTAGGAAAATCCATGTCGGAAGCATCGTTCACAGTCATATTCTTCTTTACAATTGAACTGTATCCCACTGTCATACG AATGGTGTAG
- the LOC127612892 gene encoding solute carrier family 22 member 7-like isoform X1: protein MKFDNILSEIGGVGKFQIRLILIQVISRITVPCHFLLNNFMAGVPSHHCNISTLDNFNISNLTLQQKLSTGIPTEMDGSLSSCLMFSKPRHPHLLNISEESSIVQCQNGWVYDKSDFKSTLATEWDLVCSRKGMNKATATIFFIGVMLGAPLFGYLSDRFGRRRLLLVSYLTTMTFAVLSALSTSYVMFGVMRFFTGMSISAISIVSIVLTLEWLGAEQRTLFGLIFSLDWSLGNCVLVAMAYMVNEWRLLILAVTSPLILALVAWRWLPESGRWLVANGKFDDAYYYINQCAEMNNRCKCMATITPRTLLESVDADTADKKYTVIDLFKTATLRKLGVCLGIVWFGVAFTYYGIILNITGFGLNLYLTHFLFTSIEMPMKIALYFLLENIGRRLVQAGALLSTGLCLFINMFVSKEKWIIRTIVGVLGKSMSEASFTVIFFFTIELYPTVIRQNGVGYTSFVARLAVSISPLIMLLEDVWRFLPPMIYCGMAILSGLVALLLTETRNTRMPEFIEDIDKPREKITRGKTI, encoded by the exons atgaaatttgaCAACATACTTTCAGAAATTGGTGGCGTTGGGAAATTCCAAATTAGGTTGATCTTAATCCAGGTCATATCTCGAATTACAGTGCCTTGTCACTTTCTGCTGAATAACTTCATGGCGGGGGTTCCCTCTCACCACTGCAATATCAGCACATTGGATAACTTCAACATCTCGAATTTAACTTTGCAACAGAAGCTGTCTACAGGTATTCCGACAGAGATGGACGGCAGTCTGAGCTCCTGTCTGATGTTTTCCAAGCCTCGACATCCACACCTGTTGAACATCAGTGAGGAGTCATCGATTGTACAGTGTCAAAACGGATGGGTGTATGACAAAAGTGACTTTAAATCAACATTGGCAACTGAG TGGGATCTGGTGTGCAGCAGGAAAGGTATGAACAAAGCAACGGCCACCATCTTCTTCATTGGTGTTATGTTAGGAGCGCCTTTGTTTGGATATCTGAGTGACAG gTTTGGCAGGCGGCGGCTGCTCTTGGTGTCCTATCTGACAACCATGACATTTGCCGTGCTAAGTGCACTCTCCACGTCCTATGTCATGTTTGGAGTTATGCGTTTTTTCACTGGGATGTCCATTTCTGCAATAAGTATCGTCTCTATTGTTCTGA CTTTAGAGTGGTTGGGTGCAGAACAGAGGACTCTCTTTGGTTTAATCTTCAGCCTTGATTGGTCACTCGGAAACTGCGTCCTGGTTGCAATGGCATACATGGTAAACGAGTGGAGGCTCCTCATTCTGGCCGTGACCTCGCCCCTGATTTTGGCCCTGGTTGCTTGGAG GTGGCTTCCGGAGTCTGGCAGATGGCTTGTGGCTAATGGGAAGTTTGATGATGCCTACTATTACATCAATCAGTGTgcagaaatgaacaacagatGCAAGTGCATGGCCACCATTACGCCAAGG ACATTACTGGAATCTGTCGACGCAGACACCGCTGACAAGAAGTACACTGTTATTGATCTTTTCAAAACGGCAACCTTAAGGAAACTTGGCGTATGCCTTGGGATTGTATG GTTTGGGGTTGCTTTCACTTACTATGGGATAATCTTGAATATCACCGGGTTTGGATTAAACCTGTACCTCACTCACTTTCTATTTACATCAATCGAAATGCCAATGAAGATTGCCCTTTATTTCTTATTGGAAAATATTGGGAGAAGGCTGGTTCAGGCAGGGGCATTGCTGTCCACCGGTCTCTGCCTTTTCATCAACATGTTTGTCTCAAAAG AGAAGTGGATCATTCGTACGATTGTCGGAGTTCTAGGAAAATCCATGTCGGAAGCATCGTTCACAGTCATATTCTTCTTTACAATTGAACTGTATCCCACTGTCATACG ACAGAATGGTGTAGGCTACACTTCCTTTGTGGCGCGGTTGGCCGTGTCCATATCTCCGCTGATCATGCTTCTTGAAGATGTGTGGCGTTTCCTACCCCCTATGATTTACTGTGGAATGGCGATCCTTTCCGGTTTAGTGGCGTTACTCCTAACCGAAACACGAAATACCAGAATGCCAGAGTTCATAGAGGATATTGACAAACCCAG GGAAAAAATAACCAGGGGGAAGACAatctaa
- the synpo2b gene encoding synaptopodin-2, translating into MISHIKTSPTSLFFKSDRHEPHGGPMPRPLSLSSSSSLGYAPEMTPASTLVTDARKRQGQGTRSRGVESSEEGGSSETPPAAVSFGISDEAAEQAEKWNSESDSEQDSRGARCTRLGQDESQSQKRVQETKSKCKRIARLLTDAPNPRNKGALLFKKRQQRVKKYTLVSYGTAESKFDIEDRLEEETDELQETGFDFVPTSESEFEEEYAIDHRHHDLSVNWGNVQRMEVLPGTKGKGVLMFAHRRKRMEEVDSEQELHNKGLRLKARSEPGYTVANSMYNMRKRYDHSEQGNYMNRHIHHMDQQRSLVSNRTAKPFSGVQIGPAHRSRPAASVPVKTESTIKVSVPIVSSRQVWSPTGDIIASRDERISVPAIKTCSFPESRRKSSNRQHQTTKQGSGPRENKACMESEEDCFSLGAEACNFMQPRAIKLKNPPPVAPKPAINPKCPPWLKGPPSEPCIPSRSSVAQRKYLAEPQRQHLDFDQHGSESQKLAICCETDRAQASVQTPALGKASVGSSSQPRLQPTVKSWNKPQPRSAVSMQAHCPTFTPLRPQFTARSKQDSAPSSVASCPPKPMKSFTSKILPAPPKGQIFAQDLDHCGDHRTMTGKGAELFSKRQSRMEKFVICGPTANQTRSPSPTMSLPNSWRYSSIVRAPPPLSYNPLHSPFCNPPAEKNAPPTKTTAPTTSVSKHLNTLDIIKHQPYHLDLSLFHNDVVPEAKSPSAKSAPPSKFEVTKTPKQRSVYSRSPNISEPDFESKSEASAKSSAKSSGPGPGRSRSLSLPRPSFSSGSMSPAGTRGPRSYFPPKQHHRASLPQASYKPPTPWEAASRSPFGSVDDAFSIQSASLPFTSRVQDTRSRGSLPEPPEEWKRRVSLEPPLASQGHHWMSPVYMTSAPTRMKCDKPAAIYGPPFRPAQPFKSAGKLRII; encoded by the exons ATGATCTCGCACATCAAAACGTCACCGACTTCACTGTTCTTCAAATCAGATCGCCACGAACCCCACGGTGGACCGATGCCAAGGCCACTCTCActttcatcttcctcctctcttGGATATGCTCCTGAAATGACCCCGGCCTCCACCCTGGTCACTGATGCCAGGAAAAGGCAGGGCCAAGGGACTCGTAGCAGGGGGGTTGAATCTTCAGAAGAAGGAGGGAGCAGCGAGACACCTCCTGCTGCAGTCTCCTTTGGAATCTCAGATGAGGCTGCTGAGCAGGCAGAGAAGTGGAACTCGGAGTCTGACTCAGAACAGGACAGCCGCGGGGCAAGGTGCACAC GGCTTGGTCAAGATGAAAGCCAATCACAAAAGCGAGTTCAGGAGACCAAGTCCAAATGTAAGCGAATTGCTCGCCTTCTGACTGACGCACCGAACCCTCGAAATAAGGGAGCGCTACTGTTCAAAAAACGCCAGCAACGGGTGAAGAAGTACACGCTTGTAAGTTACGGCACTGCTGAAAGTAAGTTCGACATTGAAGACCGATTGGAAGAAGAAACAGATGAACTCCAAGAGACCGGATTTGACTTTGTCCCAACCAGCGAGTCCGAGTTTGAAGAGGAATACGCCATAGATCACCGGCACCATGATTTAAGTGTAAACTGGGGAAATGTTCAAAGAATGGAAGTGTTACCCGGGACGAAAGGAAAAGGAGTTTTGATGTTTGCGCACCGTCGTAAACGAATGGAAGAAGTTGACTCAGAGCAAGAGCTCCATAATAAAGGATTACGTTTAAAAGCACGCTCAGAACCGGGATATACAGTCGCAAACAGTATGTACAACATGAGGAAAAGATACGATCATTCTGAGCAGGGCAACTACATGAACAGACACATTCATCATATGGACCAGCAAAGATCTTTGGTTTCAAACAGGACAGCCAAGCCCTTTTCAGGGGTTCAAATTGGGCCAGCTCATCGCAGCAGGCCTGCTGCTTCTGTTCCTGTGAAAACAGAGTCAACCATCAAGGTATCTGTTCCTATCGTTTCAAGCCGACAGGTTTGGTCCCCGACTGGAGACATCATAGCCTCCAGAGATGAGCGAATATCTGTGCCCGCAATTAAGACCTGCAGCTTCCCGGAGTCAAGGCGTAAGAGCTCAAACAGACAGCACCAGACAACTAAACAAGGATCAGGCCCTCGGGAAAACAAAGCTTGTATGGAGTCAGAGGAAGATTGTTTTAGCCTCGGCGCTGAAGCTTGTAACTTCATGCAACCCAGAGCAATTAAACTCAAGAATCCACCGCCGGTTGCACCAAAGCCTGCCATTAATCCAAAGTGTCCACCTTGGTTAAAAGGTCCCCCTAGTGAACCCTGTATTCCATCGAGGAGTTCCGTTGCACAACGCAAATATCTTGCGGAACCCCAGAGGCAGCACCTTGACTTCGATCAACACGGCTCTGAATCTCAAAAGCTGGCCATTTGTTGCGAAACCGATCGAGCCCAGGCATCCGTTCAAACACCTGCCCTTGGCAAGGCGTCGGTCGGCTCCTCTTCTCAGCCTCGTCTTCAGCCAACCGTGAAAAGCTGGAACAAACCTCAGCCAAGATCCGCTGTGAGTATGCAGGCGCACTGTCCTACTTTCACCCCACTTCGCCCACAGTTCACCGCAAGGAGTAAGCAAGACAGCGCGCCGAGTTCTGTTGCCTCGTGCCCGCCAAAACCAATGAAATCATTCACATCAAAAATATTGCCGGCTCCTCCAAAAGGTCAAATCTTTGCTCAAGATTTAGATCACTGCGGTGACCATCGCACCATGACGGGAAAAGGCGCCGAGTTGTTTTCCAAAAGACAGTCCAGAATGGAGAAGTTTGTTATCTGTGGTCCGACAGCAAACCAGACAAGATCCCCCTCTCCAACAATGTCTTTACCCAACTCCTGGAGATATTCATCAATTGTTCGCGCGCCACCTCCTTTGTCTTACAATCCACTTCACTCCCCGTTTTGTAATCCACCAGCAGAGAAAAATGCACCGCCAACGAAAACCACAGCGCCAACCACATCGGTCTCAAAGCACCTCAACACTTTAGATATCATAAAACATCAGCCATATCATTTGGACTTGTCACTGTTCCACAACGATGTAGTTCCAGAGGCCAAAAGCCCCAGTGCCAAATCCGCTCCTCCATCCAAGTTTGAGGTAACCAAGACACCCAAACAAAGGTCTGTCTACTCTCGTTCTCCTAATATCTCTGAGCCTGATTTTGAAAGCAAGTCAGAGGCCTCTGCTAAGTCCTCAGCTAAGTCCTCCGGACCG GGACCAGGTAGAAGCCGCTCCCTTAGCCTGCCTAGGCCGTCCTTTTCTTCAGGGTCTATGTCACCTGCAGGCACACGGGGTCCTCGCTcatattttcccccaaaacagcATCATCGAGCATCTCTTCCGCAAGCATCCTACAAGCCACCCACACCCTGGGAGGCTGCATCCAGAAGCCCTTTCGGTTCAGTGGACGACGCCTTCTCGATCCAGAGCGCCTCGTTGCCGTTCACCTCACGTGTCCAGGACACAAGATCCCGCGGGTCCCTGCCTGAGCCTCCAGAGGAATGGAAGCGCAGAGTGTCACTTGAGCCACCACTCGCGAGTCAGGGTCACCATTGGATGAGCCCGGTTTACATGACCTCAGCACCCACGAGGATGAAATGTGACAAACCAGCAGCAATCTATGGGCCTCCTTTTAGACCAGCGCAGCCATTTAAATCTGCTGGTAAGCTCAGAATTATATAA
- the myoz2b gene encoding myozenin-2b isoform X1, with product MSQFCTMPAGEKKKHAAAICREVHSTNGDVMDLGKKHSTPKDIMLEELSLLSNRGSRLFKMRQRRSEKYTFESIQNEANAQLNNDILAQRAHMIEIKVDAPTNEDTPNPDEVVPDTNTEKLNAISMAKSYHSPWEEAISNDPGLVETFKLSMPAMDPRPELPEYKSFNRVATPYGGFENVPRGIKFKLPELDLNSLKYPELQDPGMKRPTFNRSAQGWISEGTHLILPTITLESVLVPESEDL from the exons ATGTCACAGTTCTGTACAATGCCAGCTGGAGAGAAGAAGAAGCATGCGGCAGCTATTTGTCGAGAGGTCCACAGTACCAACG GTGACGTGATGGATCTGGGAAAGAAACACAGCACCCCCAAAGACATCATGCTGGAGGAGCTGTCGTTGCTGTCCAACAGAGGCTCCCGACTCTTCAAGATGCGCCAGAGACGCTCGGAGAAGTACACGTTTGAAAGCATACAAAATGAGGCCAATGCGCAACTGAAC AATGATATTCTGGCCCAGCGTGCACACATGATTGAAATTAAAGTGGATGCGCCAACCAATGAAGACACCCCAAATCCAGATGAGGTTGTTCCAG atacaaacacagagaagttgAATGCCATCTCTATGGCCAAATCCTACCACTCACCCTGGGAGGAGGCCATCAGCAACGATCCGGGCCTCGTCGAAACTTTCAAATTGAGCATGCCCGCAATGGACCCTCGACCAGAACTTCCCGAGTACAAAAGCTTCAACCG GGTAGCGACCCCTTATGGCGGCTTTGAGAATGTGCCGCGAGGAATCAAATTCAAGCTTCCAGAACTGGACCTGAACTCTCTCAAGTACCCGGAGCTCCAGGATCCGGGAATGAAGAGACCCACTTTCAACAGAAGCGCCCAAGGATGGATATCAGAGGGCACCCACCTCATCCTGCCCACAATCACCCTAGAGTCCGTCCTGGTCCCCGAGTCGGAAGACCTGTGA